A segment of the Allosaccharopolyspora coralli genome:
CTCCGCCAGTCCTCCCAGCGACCCCGCAGATACGTCCACGCGCGGCTGGCAGCGTCGCGAAGTGTCTCCCGACCTGCCAAGTGATACGACCGAGCACTGAGACCTTCAGCATCGGTGAGCTCACCGGATCGGATTCGGCCGAACAACGCGGGCGGGACGAGCCCACCGGTCACTCGAGTCGCCTGCAACCCCGGCCCGCTCATTGTGCACCTCCCGCTGGTAAGTAGAGATACGCACCGAGCACGTCCACCGGCAACTGCGGCGTCACCGCCAGTCCGCTCACGCCCAGCACACCCGACGTGCGACCTCGCGCGGCTCGACGCACCCGCGCGTGCGTCTCACGCAGTTCAGCAGCAAGCTCTGTCGCGAAGCGTTCCAATTCCGGGGTGATCGCCGGCAGCTTCTCCAGCACAGCCGAGGCCATATTCCTGGCTACATCGCCCGGTGTGTTGGCGGTGGCTCCCGCAGCCAGCAGCGCATCGACCTCGTCCGGAGGCAGCCACGTCGGGGAGTTCGGCAGACCCGTATAAGCCAGTGTCCTGGCTTCCTCCGCGACGGAGACCCGCTCCCCACTTCGGGACGGCAGTGTCACGTGCAGACGGAACCGGGCGAGCAGCACGGTTGTCGGCACCGTAACGGCGTCGGTGCGGACGACGCTGCACCGGCGAGCCGGCCGATGCTCAGCGGGAAGCGCGGGATCCAATGCAGCATCAAGAACGTAGCCGGCCAGAGCGCCCACGCGCGTGTCAGTACGCCGCAGCACACTCGCATGACGGGTGGATGCCGGTAGGTCGCGGTCGAAGCGCATCGGGCTATCGGGCCGCCCCAATGCGTCTCGCAGTCCCAGCGGCAACCCGTGCGGCTCGACGGTGAAGCCAGTGTCATCATCGACCACCGCCAGCCCAAGCTCTTCACACGCTGTGCGCACGAACGCCGCAACATCCCCCGGGTCACCCATCGCGGCGCGCGCAGCCTCCAACTCTCGTCGTACCTCGGTGTCCTTGATGCTGCGCTGCGCGTAGCGAGTCCGGGAAAGCTTCTCGCGTTCGGCGGTGCTATCCCACTCCGCGTGCAAATCATCACGCTGTTGACTTGCTTCCAAGTCAAGAGTCATCTGCCCCGCATCGCGTCCGCGCATCAACAAGCCCTCCACCAATGCGGCCATGACTTGATCGGACTGGCTAGGCACCGGGACGCTCACACCGAGATCGCGGCTGATCGCCTCATGCTTGCGAAGCAAAACTTGCAAGATCAAACCGTCGATACCGTTGTCCGCGCCGTAGACAGTGGCCGCGCGGACAACCTCCGCGGTCTGGCCGAATCGGTCGACGCGGCCCTCTCGCTGTTCGTGCCGCGTCGGGTTCCAGGCCAAGTCGTAGTGCACGACAGCCTGGAAGCTCTCCTGCAGGTTCACGCCCTCCGAGAGGGCATCGGTGGCGACCAGTACAAGGTTGGGTTCCTCGGCGGACGCGAGACGTTCCACCCGAGCCTGTCGGTCCTCCGGAGCGAGTTCACCGGTGACGACGTCAACGGCGGCCCGAAGCGGCCTTCTTTCCAACTGGGTGCGCAAGTGCTCGGCGACGTAGTGCGCGGTCTGGATGAACCGGCAGAACACGATCGGCTGGAAACCATCCTTCAGCAACTGCTTGACGAGCTTCGTGACCGTGGTGAGCTTAGTGTCGTCCTCGACGGTCAGTTCGGCTACGCGATCGTGGAACTCGCGGAGCATTCGCCGGGCCCTGATGTCTTCCTGGTCCTCAGCGACCGCGCCTGCTACCAGATCGGCGTTCTCACTTGTTTCGTCTCCTGCGGGGTCCAGAACGGTGGCTTGGCCGACCTCGTCCGCCCGCTCGGCGGTGTCGGCATCGCCGGCCCGCGCGCGAGTGCGCAAGGTAGCAGCAGCTGCTCGGGGGGACGATGCCAGCGCCCGTAGTAACGACAGGGCCGACCACCAGCGCACCCGCTGTTCCAGGCGCGTGCCCGATCGATCGGAGACACGCTCCCGCACGTAGGCGAGCACATCCTCGAACAGTTCCTTGTAGGCCGGAGCGAGTGAGTAGGACACTTCCTGCGTCTTGCGGTCCCGGGGGAAACGAGTTTCTGCGCCCAGATACTCACGAATGTCGCGACGCCGTCGCTGAACCATGTGCGTAGCGAGCCGTGCCCTACCTTCGTCGGCCGAGAGGTCGGCGTTGATCAGCGA
Coding sequences within it:
- a CDS encoding helicase-related protein → MKADSVVSVTERFTPGALVKARGREWVVLPDSTDELLLLRPLGGGDADVAGVLRGIEPVESATFAWPSSEDRGDDRSARLLRDALRIGFRSTGGPFRSLAGLAVDPRPFQLVPLLLALRQDPVRLLIADDVGIGKTVEAGLVASELLAQGDARGLTVLCPPSLAEQWAKELAEKFNLDAEIVLPGTVTRLERQLEYGQSLFERFPVTVVSTDFIKADRRRDDFVRSAPDLVIVDEAHTSVSDGKAGSRGRTQRFRLLQELAKDAERNLVLVTATPHSGKDEAFRNLLGLLDESLINADLSADEGRARLATHMVQRRRRDIREYLGAETRFPRDRKTQEVSYSLAPAYKELFEDVLAYVRERVSDRSGTRLEQRVRWWSALSLLRALASSPRAAAATLRTRARAGDADTAERADEVGQATVLDPAGDETSENADLVAGAVAEDQEDIRARRMLREFHDRVAELTVEDDTKLTTVTKLVKQLLKDGFQPIVFCRFIQTAHYVAEHLRTQLERRPLRAAVDVVTGELAPEDRQARVERLASAEEPNLVLVATDALSEGVNLQESFQAVVHYDLAWNPTRHEQREGRVDRFGQTAEVVRAATVYGADNGIDGLILQVLLRKHEAISRDLGVSVPVPSQSDQVMAALVEGLLMRGRDAGQMTLDLEASQQRDDLHAEWDSTAEREKLSRTRYAQRSIKDTEVRRELEAARAAMGDPGDVAAFVRTACEELGLAVVDDDTGFTVEPHGLPLGLRDALGRPDSPMRFDRDLPASTRHASVLRRTDTRVGALAGYVLDAALDPALPAEHRPARRCSVVRTDAVTVPTTVLLARFRLHVTLPSRSGERVSVAEEARTLAYTGLPNSPTWLPPDEVDALLAAGATANTPGDVARNMASAVLEKLPAITPELERFATELAAELRETHARVRRAARGRTSGVLGVSGLAVTPQLPVDVLGAYLYLPAGGAQ